A DNA window from Mya arenaria isolate MELC-2E11 chromosome 17, ASM2691426v1 contains the following coding sequences:
- the LOC128224349 gene encoding uncharacterized protein LOC128224349 translates to MDTLLILSVVMLTTVFFISDVGGVSLNVPVIRKQYKETRRTIIKEKHKIMENAKLKRRSEEREVAGDGNKTQVTGQKLAGGEAAAAVDKAAELKRHKEDQARQQKKQRAPVQILKQHRPQDKYKREWNTREKDAL, encoded by the exons ATGGATACATTACTTATATTATCAGTTGTTATGTTGACGACAGTGTTCTTTATCTCCGATGTCGGTGGGGTATCACTCAATGTACCAG TTATACGGAAACAGTACAAAGAAACGAGGAGGACGATAATAAAAGAAAAGCACAAAATTATGGAAAATGCCAAATTAAAAAGGAGATCGGAAGAACGTGAGGTAGCAGGCGATGGAAACAAAACTCAAGTTACTGGCCAGAAGTTAGCGGGAGGGGAGGCGGCAGCTGCGGTGGACAAAGCAGCGGAGCTGAAGAGGCATAAGGAAGACCAGGCCAGGCAGCAGAAGAAACAGAGAGCCCCGGtgcaaatattgaaacaacatagGCCACAGGATAAATATAAGAGAGAGTGGAACACACGCGAAAAAGACGCACTTTAG
- the LOC128224348 gene encoding heat shock protein 27-like, translated as MSWSIVPLLTRDLDYFDRQRDLYSKWMHLFDDDWRAMRFDDSVSRFDRELDRFRREMHDLDAEVPELQVAQPFVTDPEGNRKLSLRFNCDKFKPEEITVKTTGNVLNVHAKHEEDRPGKKVHMEFTRNYTLPKNVDPNSLKSTLSKDGVLQIEAPAPPAVEAPKENLIPIERL; from the exons ATGTCTTGGTCAATTGTGCCATTGTTAACGCGGGACCTCGACTACTTTGATCGTCAGAGGGACCTGTATTCCAAGTGGATGCATTTGTTTGATGATGATTGGAGGGCCATGCG ATTCGACGATTCCGTGAGCCGATTTGACCGCGAATTGGACCGCTTCCGCCGTGAGATGCATGACCTAGACGCTGAAGTTCCGGAGCTCCAGGTCGCACAACCGTTCGTTACGGACCCCGAAGGCAACCGGAAGTTGTCGCTCCGTTTCAACTGCGACAAGTTCAAACCGGAAGAAATTACAGTGAAGACCACCGGAAACGTCTTGAATGTGCACGCGAAGCACGAGGAGGACCGCCCGGGCAAGAAAGTTCACATGGAGTTTACACGCAACTACACTCTACCGAAAAACGTTGATCCAAATAGCCTCAAATCCACCCTCTCCAAGGACGGGGTGCTGCAAATTGAGGCCCCGGCGCCACCTGCGGTTGAGGCCCCGAAAGAGAACCTCATTCCAATCGAGAGGTTGTAA
- the LOC128222883 gene encoding torsin-2A-like isoform X1, with translation MSEEEMELSGESNLASNLHNFSFDVSWSTNARSISPPLSRRHSTVLSPARFVLPRGQTHSPALNSPLTPGALTMKGWKSLVLRERPLNCSTPTVKVSQKTSDSREHSGQFSPMEVDKENSFGRSDVADSFHTSGSPKLRNRHSDFGVTYNLEKKKTDKPKKSMLIIPEKGQPYREKLNSSQVKRKSSKACFSTLEDSVFDSSNANKSVNTSSNMSGLSGSFLEGRKKTVSLALVLTVLVISLGIGSYLYANIETCAIFDVDVVKLSHKLEDNVFGQHIAVKIVTEMLEQFKHDVMEGGNRRSLVMSFHGWTGTGKNYVSRFIAEAFYNARVTLYLAPLHFSRISKDHDGQKELRSWILGNITQCGVTVLIFDEVDKAEKGHLQAIKDIIVHLREQNIEREENADDAKTVSKRPVTVFLFLSNSKASQINSYLFSQILNDRERDLIRKSEFDDIFERSNGEWFEEIKSAQLIDTFVPFLPLAESHVRQCIIRDFMHKGRDPSLVLVSAVMEELSFFDMGGKNGQISLTGCKRVSDKVDLHLDD, from the exons ATGTCAGAAGAAGAGATGGAACTGTCCGGGGAGTCAAACCTTGCCTCCAACCTCCACAATTTCAG TTTTGATGTGTCATGGTCCACCAATGCAAGGTCAATAAGTCCGCCATTGTCACGAAGACATTCCACAGTGCTCTCCCCTGCCAGATTTGTCCTGCCACGAGGACAGACACACAGTCCTGCCCTAAACTCACCTTTGACCCCTGGAGCCCTGACTATGAAGGGCTGGAAGTCACTGGTACTAAGGGAAAGGCCACTGAACTGCAGCACACCAACTGTTAAG GTATCACAGAAGACCAGTGATAGCAGAGAACACAGTGGCCAATTCTCCCCTATGGAAGTTGACAAAGAGAATAGTTTCGGTAGGTCAg atgTAGCTGACAGTTTTCACACAAGTGGGAGTCCAAAGCTTCGAAACAGACACAGTGACTTTGGGGTGACCTACAATTTAGAGAAGAAGAAAACTGATAAGCCTAAAAAGTCTATGTTAATCATTCCAGAAAAAGGTCAGCCCTATAGAGAAAAGTTAAACTCTAGtcaagttaaaagaaaaagctcaAAAGCTTGTTTCAGTACACTTGAAGATTCAGTATTTGATTCAAGCAATGCAAACAAATCAGTAAATACAAGTTCCAATATGTCCGGGCTTTCGGGAAGTTTTCTCGAAGGACGAAAGAAGACGGTGTCTCTTGCCCTTGTTCTTACTGTTCTGGTTATATCCCTTGGTATTGGCTCGTATTTGTATGCCAACATTGAAACGTGCGCTATATTTGATGTTGATGTCGTTAAGTTGTCGCATAAACTTGAAGACAATGTGTTTGGTCAACATATTGCCGTTAAGATTGTAACAGAAATGCTTGAACAATTCAAGCATGATGTCATGGAAGGTGGAAATAGACGAAGTCTCGTTATGTCATTTCATGGATGGACAGGCACTGGGAAAAATTATGTGAGCAGATTTATAGCAGAAGCGTTTTACAATGCACGGGTGACACTGTACCTTGCTCCATTACATTTTTCAAGGATAAGCAAGGATCATGATGGACAGAAGGAACTTCGATCCTGGATTTTAGGCAACATAACACAATGTGGCGTCACTGTTCTCATCTTTGACGAGGTTGATAAAGCGGAAAAAGGTCACTTACAGGCCATCAAGGACATTATTGTGCATCTGCgtgaacaaaatattgaaagggaAGAAAATGCGGATGATGCTAAAACTGTCTCAAAGAGACCTGTTACAGTATTTCTATTTCTAAGCAATTCTAAAGCTAGTCAAATTaacagttatttattttcacaaattttaaatgataggGAACGTGATTTGATTAGAAAATCTGAGTTTGACGATATTTTTGAAAGGAGTAACGGGGAATGGTTTGAGGAAATAAAATCAGCTCAACTTATCGACACATTTGTGCCATTTCTGCCACTTGCGGAAAGTCATGTGCGTCAGTGCATAATTCGGGACTTTATGCATAAGGGACGCGATCCAAGCTTGGTGCTGGTTTCTGCAGTAATGGAAGAGTTGTCTTTCTTCGATATGGGTGGAAAAAATGGTCAGATATCACTGACTGGGTGTAAACGGGTCAGTGATAAAGTCGACTTGCATCTGGATGACTAG
- the LOC128222883 gene encoding torsin-2A-like isoform X2, with translation MSEEEMELSGESNLASNLHNFSFDVSWSTNARSISPPLSRRHSTVLSPARFVLPRGQTHSPALNSPLTPGALTMKGWKSLVLRERPLNCSTPTVKVSQKTSDSREHSGQFSPMEVDKENSFDVADSFHTSGSPKLRNRHSDFGVTYNLEKKKTDKPKKSMLIIPEKGQPYREKLNSSQVKRKSSKACFSTLEDSVFDSSNANKSVNTSSNMSGLSGSFLEGRKKTVSLALVLTVLVISLGIGSYLYANIETCAIFDVDVVKLSHKLEDNVFGQHIAVKIVTEMLEQFKHDVMEGGNRRSLVMSFHGWTGTGKNYVSRFIAEAFYNARVTLYLAPLHFSRISKDHDGQKELRSWILGNITQCGVTVLIFDEVDKAEKGHLQAIKDIIVHLREQNIEREENADDAKTVSKRPVTVFLFLSNSKASQINSYLFSQILNDRERDLIRKSEFDDIFERSNGEWFEEIKSAQLIDTFVPFLPLAESHVRQCIIRDFMHKGRDPSLVLVSAVMEELSFFDMGGKNGQISLTGCKRVSDKVDLHLDD, from the exons ATGTCAGAAGAAGAGATGGAACTGTCCGGGGAGTCAAACCTTGCCTCCAACCTCCACAATTTCAG TTTTGATGTGTCATGGTCCACCAATGCAAGGTCAATAAGTCCGCCATTGTCACGAAGACATTCCACAGTGCTCTCCCCTGCCAGATTTGTCCTGCCACGAGGACAGACACACAGTCCTGCCCTAAACTCACCTTTGACCCCTGGAGCCCTGACTATGAAGGGCTGGAAGTCACTGGTACTAAGGGAAAGGCCACTGAACTGCAGCACACCAACTGTTAAG GTATCACAGAAGACCAGTGATAGCAGAGAACACAGTGGCCAATTCTCCCCTATGGAAGTTGACAAAGAGAATAGTTTCG atgTAGCTGACAGTTTTCACACAAGTGGGAGTCCAAAGCTTCGAAACAGACACAGTGACTTTGGGGTGACCTACAATTTAGAGAAGAAGAAAACTGATAAGCCTAAAAAGTCTATGTTAATCATTCCAGAAAAAGGTCAGCCCTATAGAGAAAAGTTAAACTCTAGtcaagttaaaagaaaaagctcaAAAGCTTGTTTCAGTACACTTGAAGATTCAGTATTTGATTCAAGCAATGCAAACAAATCAGTAAATACAAGTTCCAATATGTCCGGGCTTTCGGGAAGTTTTCTCGAAGGACGAAAGAAGACGGTGTCTCTTGCCCTTGTTCTTACTGTTCTGGTTATATCCCTTGGTATTGGCTCGTATTTGTATGCCAACATTGAAACGTGCGCTATATTTGATGTTGATGTCGTTAAGTTGTCGCATAAACTTGAAGACAATGTGTTTGGTCAACATATTGCCGTTAAGATTGTAACAGAAATGCTTGAACAATTCAAGCATGATGTCATGGAAGGTGGAAATAGACGAAGTCTCGTTATGTCATTTCATGGATGGACAGGCACTGGGAAAAATTATGTGAGCAGATTTATAGCAGAAGCGTTTTACAATGCACGGGTGACACTGTACCTTGCTCCATTACATTTTTCAAGGATAAGCAAGGATCATGATGGACAGAAGGAACTTCGATCCTGGATTTTAGGCAACATAACACAATGTGGCGTCACTGTTCTCATCTTTGACGAGGTTGATAAAGCGGAAAAAGGTCACTTACAGGCCATCAAGGACATTATTGTGCATCTGCgtgaacaaaatattgaaagggaAGAAAATGCGGATGATGCTAAAACTGTCTCAAAGAGACCTGTTACAGTATTTCTATTTCTAAGCAATTCTAAAGCTAGTCAAATTaacagttatttattttcacaaattttaaatgataggGAACGTGATTTGATTAGAAAATCTGAGTTTGACGATATTTTTGAAAGGAGTAACGGGGAATGGTTTGAGGAAATAAAATCAGCTCAACTTATCGACACATTTGTGCCATTTCTGCCACTTGCGGAAAGTCATGTGCGTCAGTGCATAATTCGGGACTTTATGCATAAGGGACGCGATCCAAGCTTGGTGCTGGTTTCTGCAGTAATGGAAGAGTTGTCTTTCTTCGATATGGGTGGAAAAAATGGTCAGATATCACTGACTGGGTGTAAACGGGTCAGTGATAAAGTCGACTTGCATCTGGATGACTAG